From Aspergillus luchuensis IFO 4308 DNA, chromosome 2, nearly complete sequence:
ATTGACTGCGTTATCCTCACAACGTCACATGGACGGTTGTTGAGAAAGTCAACTCTTCATCTCAGAATAAATCAACGCGAACGGACGCTGTCGCTAATGCAATATCGTATAATGGTAACCTGCACTTTTAGAGCATATCGCTGagccgatgatgaaaatgGTGATGAGGCCTATGTGAGTCGTTGATTCACGGTACGTTGTTCCGACGGCGTCGTCCACGCGTACTACCCTCTGGCCTTTGCGATAGGACCTGCCTGAGAGCCGGATCATCTCGGCTCTTGTCGACATGGTGGACCCTGACGTGTCTGTTTCGTGACTTGTGAGCTGGCTTGAAAGACATTCGATGCGATCGAGTAGAGGCTTACCGTTGCAGATTGTCCGGTCGAGGGTATTTGTGCTGTTGGTCTGGACAGAAGGGGCATACATATCCAGGCGAATTATGGACAAGGCCATGCCGAATCATCTCGTTCTTCCGTTTGAATCCTTTCCCGCCGGGTCCACGCGGACAGCCAGCTATGGGGCAGAAATGCGGGCGATCCTGAGAATGAACATTTGCATGGGAGCTGTACATGCGATGAGCTTGGGTTACCGGACCGGTGGACGTGAAACTGCTTACTTCAACAGGTATTGTGTTTGGAACGGGGCTGCGGTGCAGCCAGGGTGACGGCACTTGTATGTGCCTGTGGAGACCGCTCCGTTCGAGTGTGTGGGGGGATTGTATGACCGATCACAGGTTGATGCTGGAGTCTGATCTGTCGGGGTGGGATAGCTTGTTGCGGGGCTCTTGGCCGTCTGCGGCGCAGTCTCATATGTTGAAGTGAGATACGTTATGTCCGCCTTGATAGGCGGCCGCCAGTAAGCCTGCTGGGATGCGGGCGACGACATGGCCGACATGTCCTTCGAGCTCGCCGGTGACAAGTGCGAGTAGGGGCTGGGCGGGACTTGCGGGGGCGGAGGCGGAATCTGGCCTAAGCGTTGGTGCTCCCAGACAGGTTCTGTCCTTGATAccgggggagaagaagatgagaccGGAGGCAAAGGCCCGAAAGACGAGCCATTCAGACGTCCGGCACCAGCAGGTGGTGGTACATCGGTAACACCGGCCAATGCCGTTGAAAGGGAGGGCAGGTTATGATTCACGGAGCTCGCCGTTGCTGACGGGTGGAGGGCGGGGAGCTGAGCTGTTGGCTCCGACGGTGCTATCAGCAACTTGCTCAATCGTTGTTCAGGATCAGGTAGTTTCCCATCCTGGAATAGATGTGAGATATGAGGGATATTGGGCGGcgtgtgctgctgctgttcttctTTGAGCGCAGGTTCTTCCACTGGGATGGACGGTCGGCGTGGTTCCTTGTAGGCGGTTGGAGGATCCTTCGGGCCTACAGACGGGCCTCCTTCCTTGGGCTCGCTCGGACTGATCAAATTGAGAGCCTTTCTCGCCACCACATCTACAGGCTCCTTGGTCTCCACGGAGGATTTGTCCGGGGCGAATAGGATCTTGGGAAGGACCGGATAGGGGTCGTCCGCTGGAGTGCTGCGGTGAAGCGGATTTTCAGTTTCGAACCAGGCTATGTCAGGTCGATTAGGCTCTAAATGTCTGATCAGCACCGAGTTGCCCTCGATTGAATCGGGCTTTTGGAATTCCGGCAGCTTACGCGAACTGCTCGGAAACTGTGCCTCTGCATCGTGCTTAGGTAGACCGCCCTTGGGTGATTGATCTCCGGTATCGAATGGAGGCGGTGACACCTTTGGCAGGTAATTGATCGTTGAAGGCTTCAACGCAGGGGTGCGAGGTCCATCGGAATCGTATGATTCTGTCATGAAGGCGGCGGTTTTAGGCGCATCAGGTGCGCCGCCCCTTACAGTTTGATTTGGCCTGCCTGTACCTTTCGAGTGCCCTGAAGAAGTGTTTCAGAACACAGTCTTCAACCCGGAAAATAGACAGCCGCTCAAACGGTTTGCTAAGCAGAATAGGACACAATCCACTTGTCGAATGCAGGTGTGCTGGCACCATGTTAGCATGTACACAGGCTAGAGAAAGCGGTGGCACGACAGAGAAGGACAAAGTTGGATATGAAAAGGGTACAGATGGGATACCCTGTGCAACGCTCACtcgggagaaagagagcagGTCACAGAAGGGGAAATGAGACGCCAGACGAACGTGCAGGGCATGGGAAAATATTCTAGACAATTGTGCAAATAGCCCAGAGGCAGCAAGTAGCATCCTAGATCCGTAAGATCTCAAAGGGGAACCACGAGCTGGACCAATTACGACAATAACCAGGATGCAAGTTTGGCCAAGAATAgccaaggaaagagaagaagcaaggTGACAATTGATAGCAAGCAAACCGCCAGTCGCAAGATATGGGGGGTTTTCTGATTACTAGCgatgggaggaaggagatgcAAAATAGGCTCACCTGCTGTCAGGAACCGAGAAAGCCGCAGGAACCGCGCAATGAGGCTCAATTGAAAGCGATTGCACGTCAGGACTCAGTCAACCACGGCACCACCGGGCGCATAGATCAATGAATCATGCGCGCGGGAATTCCGAGCCGCGTGGATAAAactgggggtgggagaggatggggggaaagtggaagggaggggaaagaaaaacagtTCAGGATAAGGTTGAGCGCTCAAAGGTGGTGATGACGATAAGGGAGGTCACGATGTCACGATGTCACGGCTCGGgtcaaaaagaagaataaaagaagaaggtggaggagcagGGATTAGAGGCTGGAAAAATTCATCGTCTAACGGCGCCAGCAGCAGAACGGTAGTGGTCGCGAGCGAAGAATAATAAGAGTGGTGGTGTAGTAATAACAGTagcaataacaacaacaataataaaaataatagtgGCAGAAAAGAGCGATAATCTTAAGCCCGAGTAATAACGATGACCGTGTCCGGTAATCAAGGGACACTGGAACGAAT
This genomic window contains:
- a CDS encoding uncharacterized protein (COG:S;~EggNog:ENOG410PNQI;~InterPro:IPR036236,IPR013087;~PFAM:PF00096) is translated as MTESYDSDGPRTPALKPSTINYLPKVSPPPFDTGDQSPKGGLPKHDAEAQFPSSSRKLPEFQKPDSIEGNSVLIRHLEPNRPDIAWFETENPLHRSTPADDPYPVLPKILFAPDKSSVETKEPVDVVARKALNLISPSEPKEGGPSVGPKDPPTAYKEPRRPSIPVEEPALKEEQQQHTPPNIPHISHLFQDGKLPDPEQRLSKLLIAPSEPTAQLPALHPSATASSVNHNLPSLSTALAGVTDVPPPAGAGRLNGSSFGPLPPVSSSSPPVSRTEPVWEHQRLGQIPPPPPQVPPSPYSHLSPASSKDMSAMSSPASQQAYWRPPIKADITYLTSTYETAPQTAKSPATSYPTPTDQTPASTCDRSYNPPTHSNGAVSTGTYKCRHPGCTAAPFQTQYLLNSHANVHSQDRPHFCPIAGCPRGPGGKGFKRKNEMIRHGLVHNSPGYVCPFCPDQQHKYPRPDNLQRHVRVHHVDKSRDDPALRQVLSQRPEGSTRGRRRRNNVP